The region GTTGAGGATGCGCCCTTGGGGATTCCGCTCAGCCCCTATGGCGCCAGCAAACGTGCGGCCGAGTTGATGAGCCTGACCTACTGGCTGCTATATCAGACACCGGTGGTTTGCGTGCGGCCGTTCAGCGTATACGGTCCGCGGCTGCGCCCTGATTTGGCGCTGACGATCTTCAGCGAGGCCATCTTGGAGAACCGACCACTGCCATTGTTTGGCGATGGCTCGGTGTGCCGCGACTTCACGCACATCTCGGATATCTGTGATGGTTTGCAAGCAGCGCTCAACGTCGAAGCCGCGGTGGGGGAATGCATCAATTTGGGACACAGCGAACCAATCCCAATTACCGAGCTGATTCGATTGTTGGAAGAGGCGTTCGGCAGACCCGCACAGATTGAACGCCTGCCGGCCAAGCCAGGGGAGATGCCAATCACCAACGCCGACTTGACGAAGGCCAAGCGACTGCTGGACTACGCGCCGCGAGTCGATTTCCGCGATGGAATTCGAGAGTTCGCGGCTTGGTTTGCGGAGTCGCGCGGCGAGCGGCGAACTTGCCACTAGGGCGACGTGTCGCTAGATTTGCGTATTGCCGTGGCGCAAAACCGAGCGCACTAGCCGCTTGC is a window of Pirellulales bacterium DNA encoding:
- a CDS encoding GDP-mannose 4,6-dehydratase, whose translation is MSILVTGGAGFIGSHFVEHLLRLGHERVICLDNFNDYYDPRLKRKNIAGFAADRRVTLVEADFCDVDAMSRLFAAQQVREVMHLGAYAGVRYSVDHPLIYERANVFGTQCLLEAARRHGVSRFVLASSSTVYGKDALAPFVEDAPLGIPLSPYGASKRAAELMSLTYWLLYQTPVVCVRPFSVYGPRLRPDLALTIFSEAILENRPLPLFGDGSVCRDFTHISDICDGLQAALNVEAAVGECINLGHSEPIPITELIRLLEEAFGRPAQIERLPAKPGEMPITNADLTKAKRLLDYAPRVDFRDGIREFAAWFAESRGERRTCH